Proteins from one Malania oleifera isolate guangnan ecotype guangnan chromosome 4, ASM2987363v1, whole genome shotgun sequence genomic window:
- the LOC131152879 gene encoding probable F-box protein At4g22030 encodes MAATLQVSSSILYNICQRETTRASIHIPRIRLPKLPQRVLKEEVMKQLLPSSAYGQNNYRSTATATPSTTTTTYIDKNPDSLINSTFLSNSINGHDHDDQANNHDSNSVAAVKQLYAIMEGVADRIEMHKNVGEQRDNWNHLLLTSINGMTLTAATMAGIAIAASGGGAALGSLTALKFTSTLMFAAATGLMVVVNKIQPSQLAEEQRNAARLFKILHSEIQSTVSLLLRGGPMASDAAEEAIEKVMALDKAYPLPLLGAMLEKFPATVEPAVWWPRRREPLRRRTGGLYEKVNGNGWNEELEEEMKVVLRVLKRKDSEAYLRLSKTTLKVNKVLAISGPLLTSIAAVGSVYAGSASGLGLWAAAVGVVAGALASVVNTLEHGGQVGMVFEMYRSNAGFFRLMEECIELNVEEGDVERRENGEVFEVKVAMQLGRSLSEIRQLAASAATSSSENEEAIEESASKLF; translated from the coding sequence ATGGCAGCAACCCTTCAAGTTTCCAGCAGCATCTTGTATAATATATGCCAGAGAGAAACTACCAGAGCTTCTATCCATATCCCCAGAATTCGCCTTCCAAAGCTCCCTCAAAGGGTTTTGAAAGAAGAAGTGATGAAACAGCTGCTGCCGTCTTCTGCATATGGTCAAAATAATTATAGAAGCACTGCCACTGCTACGCCCTCCACCACCACTACTACTTACATAGACAAAAACCCTGATTCTCTCATCAACAGTACCTTCCTCTCTAATTCAATTAACGGTCATGATCATGACGATCAGGCAAATAATCATGACTCGAACTCAGTGGCGGCCGTTAAGCAGCTTTACGCGATCATGGAGGGTGTGGCGGATAGGATAGAGATGCACAAGAACGTTGGCGAACAACGAGATAACTGGAACCACCTCCTCTTAACCTCCATAAACGGAATGACCCTGACTGCGGCTACCATGGCGGGGATCGCCATTGCAGCCTCCGGTGGTGGTGCAGCTCTAGGGTCTCTTACGGCTCTCAAGTTCACATCCACCCTAATGTTTGCGGCCGCCACGGGGCTCATGGTGGTGGTGAACAAGATCCAGCCTTCTCAGCTAGCCGAAGAACAGCGAAACGCAGCCAGGTTGTTCAAGATTCTCCATTCCGAGATTCAAAGCACGGTGTCTCTTCTTCTTCGCGGCGGTCCGATGGCTTCGGATGCTGCAGAAGAGGCTATTGAGAAAGTTATGGCGCTCGATAAGGCCTACCCGCTCCCCCTCCTTGGAGCGATGCTCGAGAAGTTTCCCGCCACCGTGGAGCCCGCGGTGTGGTGGCCTCGGCGGCGAGAGCCCCTCAGGAGGAGGACAGGAGGGCTTTACGAAAAAGTGAACGGAAATGGGTGGAATGAGGAATTGGAAGAGGAAATGAAGGTGGTTCTTAGGGTTTTGAAGAGGAAGGATAGTGAAGCTTACTTGAGGTTGAGCAAAACAACCTTGAAGGTTAACAAGGTCTTGGCCATTTCGGGTCCTTTGCTAACCAGCATCGCGGCGGTTGGGTCTGTTTACGCCGGATCTGCTTCGGGACTTGGCTTGTGGGCGGCAGCGGTTGGAGTTGTGGCGGGAGCTCTGGCAAGCGTGGTGAACACGTTGGAGCACGGCGGGCAAGTGGGGATGGTGTTTGAGATGTACAGGAGCAATGCAGGGTTTTTCAGGCTAATGGAGGAGTGTATAGAGTTAAATGTGGAGGAAGGAGATGTGGAGAGGAGAGAGAATGGGGAAGTGTTTGAAGTGAAGGTGGCTATGCAGCTGGGGAGGAGCTTATCGGAGATCCGGCAGCTTGCGGCATCTGCTGCCACTTCATCATCTGAAAATGAGGAAGCCATTGAAGAGTCTGCAAGCAAGCTGTTTTGA